The Hymenobacter sp. GOD-10R genome includes a window with the following:
- a CDS encoding BlaI/MecI/CopY family transcriptional regulator — translation MERLTQPEEEAMQVLWQLDGGFVKDVLERLPVPTPPYTTLASTIRNLERKGYVQGAKLGNSYRYTPLVRAEEYRRKFMSSFVSDYFRNSYKELVSFFAKEQKISADELQEIIRMIEQKKPE, via the coding sequence ATGGAGAGATTAACGCAACCTGAAGAAGAAGCCATGCAGGTGCTGTGGCAGCTCGACGGCGGCTTTGTAAAAGATGTACTCGAACGCCTTCCCGTTCCTACGCCGCCTTACACAACCCTCGCTTCTACCATCCGCAATCTGGAGCGCAAAGGCTACGTGCAGGGCGCCAAGCTCGGTAACTCCTACCGCTACACGCCGCTCGTGCGGGCCGAGGAGTACCGCCGCAAGTTTATGAGCAGCTTCGTGAGCGACTATTTCCGCAACTCCTACAAAGAGCTGGTTTCCTTTTTTGCTAAGGAGCAGAAGATCAGCGCCGATGAGTTGCAAGAAATTATTCGCATGATCGAGCAAAAAAAGCCGGAATAG
- a CDS encoding M56 family metallopeptidase — protein MPALLVYLLQVNGALLLFCAAYYLVLRRLTFYGLNRWFMLFAFGFATMYPFAEADALLRWFRQPIPAPLLPMAWSPLVLAGPAAQPFPYWHMLVLLYWTGTGLLLTRFLLQLASLYRVRLHSRLVRWQGLAFRQVAAPVNPFSFWQTIYLNPDQHTAAELPAILRHEQVHVQQWHTLDVLLAQLLQAFCWFNPAAWWLRRAVQDNLEFITDRAVLRTGLLDAKVYQYNLVKLSKLAPTAALANHFTFRTLKSRILMMNKQRSSSVTLFAYALLVPSLIVATISCSKPQIEPSTAAAQPTTVDISAEAKEKRDVKLPDNMIYFIDGRESDKSVLAAMDPATIESMSIFKGEQAQKLFSVKTAGVISIITKANKNSEAVQRFKQRYSLSATGQDPNSANIKVTTTGNQEKANFPANVLIVVNGQESTTQAAEALDVKSIDRMEVLKGQKAIDQYGEKGKNGVILVTTK, from the coding sequence ATGCCAGCCTTACTCGTATACTTGCTACAGGTAAATGGGGCCTTGCTGCTGTTTTGCGCAGCGTACTACCTAGTGCTCCGTCGGCTCACCTTCTACGGGCTCAACCGCTGGTTTATGCTGTTTGCGTTTGGGTTTGCCACTATGTATCCCTTCGCAGAAGCGGATGCCTTGTTGCGCTGGTTTCGGCAGCCCATCCCAGCCCCACTCCTACCCATGGCTTGGTCGCCTTTGGTACTGGCTGGCCCGGCTGCGCAGCCTTTCCCTTACTGGCACATGCTGGTTCTTCTTTATTGGACTGGCACTGGGCTACTACTGACGAGGTTCTTGCTTCAGCTAGCCTCCCTTTACCGGGTGCGGCTGCATTCTCGCTTGGTGCGCTGGCAGGGGCTAGCTTTTCGGCAAGTGGCGGCGCCTGTCAATCCGTTTTCGTTCTGGCAAACTATCTACCTGAATCCCGACCAGCACACCGCGGCCGAACTTCCGGCGATTCTTCGCCACGAACAGGTGCACGTGCAACAGTGGCACACGCTGGATGTGCTGCTAGCGCAGCTACTACAGGCTTTCTGCTGGTTCAATCCGGCCGCGTGGTGGCTACGTCGCGCCGTGCAGGACAACCTGGAATTTATCACCGACCGCGCCGTGCTGCGCACGGGTCTGCTCGACGCCAAAGTCTACCAGTACAATCTTGTTAAGCTCAGTAAGCTAGCTCCGACTGCGGCGCTGGCCAATCATTTCACATTTCGCACCCTTAAAAGCCGTATCCTCATGATGAACAAACAACGCTCCTCGTCGGTGACCCTGTTCGCCTACGCTCTTCTGGTACCTAGCTTAATCGTGGCAACCATCAGCTGCTCGAAGCCGCAAATAGAACCGAGCACAGCCGCTGCCCAACCAACAACGGTGGACATCAGCGCCGAAGCCAAGGAAAAGCGCGACGTCAAACTGCCCGATAATATGATCTATTTCATTGACGGCCGTGAAAGCGATAAATCCGTGCTAGCCGCCATGGATCCCGCTACTATCGAAAGCATGAGCATATTCAAGGGCGAACAAGCGCAGAAGCTCTTCAGCGTTAAGACAGCCGGCGTTATCAGCATCATCACAAAGGCGAATAAGAACTCGGAAGCAGTTCAGCGCTTCAAGCAGCGCTACTCCCTTTCGGCCACCGGCCAAGACCCGAACTCGGCAAACATTAAGGTAACAACTACTGGTAATCAAGAAAAAGCCAACTTCCCCGCCAACGTCTTGATAGTGGTAAACGGCCAGGAATCTACCACCCAAGCGGCCGAAGCCTTGGACGTGAAGAGCATTGATAGAATGGAAGTATTAAAAGGACAGAAAGCCATTGACCAGTATGGCGAGAAGGGCAAGAATGGGGTTATTCTTGTCACGACCAAGTAG
- a CDS encoding OmpA family protein — protein sequence MNLPFSRAALTAMLGVGLLSAGTSCVPSKKYKALQAQYSDLTSARDQLQAQKTALEQQSAQTEEALKASLQSKNQQVSQLNSSLGATQEDLKAKEARIAEMQRILDQKDAAVKALRQKVGDALLGFNANDLTVNVKNGKVYVSLSEQLLFKSGSTKVDPKGVDALRKLAEALKGNQDVNVLVEGHTDNVPIARIAGMKDNWDLSVLRATEITRILTEAGLPSGQVTPSGRSQYSPVAANDNAANKALNRRTEIILTPKLDELFQILEAN from the coding sequence ATGAACCTACCCTTCTCCCGCGCCGCGCTGACAGCTATGCTGGGTGTGGGCCTCTTGAGCGCGGGTACTTCGTGCGTTCCATCGAAGAAGTACAAAGCACTACAAGCACAGTATTCGGACCTGACGAGCGCCCGCGACCAGCTACAAGCCCAAAAAACGGCACTGGAACAGCAAAGTGCCCAAACCGAAGAAGCCTTGAAAGCTAGCTTGCAGAGCAAGAACCAGCAGGTTAGTCAGCTCAACTCCAGCCTAGGAGCCACGCAGGAAGACCTGAAAGCCAAGGAAGCGCGCATTGCTGAGATGCAGCGCATTCTCGACCAGAAAGACGCGGCGGTGAAGGCCCTGCGCCAAAAAGTAGGCGACGCGCTGCTAGGTTTCAACGCCAACGATCTGACCGTAAACGTAAAAAACGGCAAGGTGTACGTGTCGCTCTCCGAGCAGCTGTTGTTCAAATCGGGCTCCACGAAGGTTGACCCCAAAGGTGTGGATGCGCTGCGCAAGCTAGCTGAAGCCCTGAAAGGCAACCAGGACGTGAACGTGCTGGTGGAAGGCCACACCGACAACGTACCGATTGCTCGCATTGCGGGGATGAAAGACAACTGGGATTTGAGCGTATTGCGGGCCACGGAAATCACGCGTATTCTGACGGAGGCGGGCTTGCCGTCTGGGCAAGTAACACCCTCGGGCCGCTCGCAATACTCGCCGGTAGCAGCTAACGACAACGCGGCCAACAAAGCCCTCAACCGTCGAACGGAAATCATCCTGACGCCCAAGCTAGACGAACTCTTCCAGATTTTGGAAGCCAACTAA
- a CDS encoding short chain dehydrogenase, protein MKIIIVGATGTIGKKVTAALENDHELVKVGSKSGDVQADITSSESIEAMYKQVGAFDALISTAGGAHFGPLASMTAADFQKGLNNKLLGQINLVLIGQQYINPKGSFTLSSGILSDDPVRNGANLTTVNAAINAFARAAAIELENGVRINAVSPGLVEDSAAMLPGFPGHALAKMDVVVRAYLKSVLGAQTGQVYPAV, encoded by the coding sequence ATGAAAATCATCATCGTCGGTGCTACGGGCACCATTGGCAAAAAGGTAACAGCCGCGCTGGAGAATGACCATGAGCTTGTGAAAGTCGGATCGAAAAGCGGCGATGTGCAGGCTGATATCACGTCGTCGGAATCTATCGAAGCCATGTACAAGCAAGTCGGCGCGTTCGACGCGCTGATCAGTACTGCAGGTGGCGCGCACTTCGGCCCGCTAGCTAGCATGACGGCTGCCGATTTTCAGAAAGGGCTTAATAACAAACTGCTAGGACAGATCAATCTGGTGCTCATCGGTCAGCAATACATCAACCCGAAAGGCTCGTTCACGCTATCGTCGGGCATCTTATCGGATGATCCTGTTCGCAACGGGGCCAACTTAACAACTGTCAATGCGGCGATAAATGCCTTTGCGCGCGCCGCCGCCATTGAGTTGGAGAATGGCGTCCGCATCAACGCCGTAAGCCCTGGCTTGGTAGAAGACTCGGCGGCTATGTTGCCCGGTTTCCCCGGTCACGCGCTGGCGAAGATGGATGTGGTGGTAAGAGCCTACTTGAAGAGCGTGCTCGGCGCCCAAACCGGGCAAGTATATCCGGCAGTTTAG
- a CDS encoding 2'-5' RNA ligase family protein — protein sequence MNTLYLVALLPPEPVFSETWAMKQEVNRLTGSRNAVRLPPHITLIPPTRQPDEFEARCTAALTAFATAQQPLTVGLHNFAWFGNRTLFVHVREAVALKAFHAELTDWCATHLPEVPRESRPFTPHLTLATRDLPAAQVPELRQLFGARSYEATFAVQNFTLFRHNGQQWQPKATFELGGS from the coding sequence GTGAACACGCTCTATTTAGTTGCCTTGCTGCCGCCGGAGCCCGTATTTTCGGAAACGTGGGCGATGAAGCAGGAGGTGAACCGACTCACGGGTAGTCGTAATGCGGTGCGCTTGCCGCCGCACATCACCCTCATTCCGCCCACGCGCCAACCGGATGAGTTCGAAGCTAGGTGCACGGCCGCGCTAACCGCGTTTGCCACCGCGCAGCAGCCCCTGACGGTTGGTTTACACAATTTTGCCTGGTTCGGCAACCGGACGTTGTTTGTGCACGTGCGCGAAGCAGTGGCGTTGAAAGCCTTTCACGCAGAGCTTACTGACTGGTGCGCCACGCACTTGCCCGAGGTGCCCCGCGAAAGTCGGCCATTCACGCCGCATCTCACTCTGGCTACGCGTGATTTGCCGGCGGCGCAGGTGCCAGAGTTGCGTCAGCTCTTTGGTGCTCGTTCGTATGAGGCCACCTTTGCCGTGCAAAACTTTACCTTGTTTCGCCACAATGGACAGCAGTGGCAGCCAAAAGCAACGTTTGAGCTAGGTGGTAGCTAA